The following coding sequences lie in one Trueperaceae bacterium genomic window:
- a CDS encoding PilT/PilU family type 4a pilus ATPase codes for MHFNDLLRQVLERGASDLHLHVGLPAMARLDGKLVPITEAQLSPKVTAALVDALCNEAQRATFEAKHQVDLAYSVTGLGRFRVNLFRQRGSVSAVLRVISSDEKGLAVVNLPRETIEHFRDQEKGLVLVTGPTGSGKSTTLARIINEINATHPKMIVTVEDPIEYLHRSKRSVVVQRELGMDAPSFSEALVAAMRQDPDVILIGEIRDHATAAAAISAAQTGHLVFSTLHTQDSVRTINRMIELFPPHERDTARILFAESLVGIVSQRLLARKGGGRVAATEILKGTLRVKDLVRDPDRTPELYDVLAEARLDGMRSFDDHLAELYGEGVIDFETGHAAATSAQAFKMKATQIDVGRQVAAAV; via the coding sequence ATGCACTTCAACGACCTGCTGCGACAAGTACTGGAACGCGGAGCCTCCGACCTGCACCTGCACGTCGGCCTGCCCGCCATGGCGCGCCTCGACGGTAAGCTCGTACCCATCACCGAGGCGCAACTGAGCCCCAAGGTCACGGCGGCGCTCGTCGACGCGCTGTGCAACGAGGCGCAACGGGCCACGTTCGAGGCGAAGCACCAGGTCGACCTGGCCTACTCGGTCACCGGTCTCGGGCGGTTCCGCGTCAACCTCTTCAGGCAGCGCGGCAGCGTCAGCGCCGTACTGCGGGTCATCAGCTCGGACGAGAAGGGCCTGGCGGTGGTCAACCTGCCGCGCGAGACCATCGAGCACTTCAGGGACCAGGAGAAGGGCCTCGTGCTCGTCACGGGCCCGACGGGCTCAGGCAAGTCGACGACGCTGGCGAGGATCATCAACGAGATCAACGCCACGCACCCGAAGATGATCGTGACGGTCGAGGACCCCATCGAGTACCTCCACCGCTCGAAGCGCTCCGTCGTCGTGCAGCGCGAACTCGGCATGGACGCCCCGTCCTTCTCCGAGGCGCTCGTCGCGGCCATGCGCCAGGACCCAGACGTCATCCTCATCGGCGAGATCAGGGACCACGCGACCGCGGCGGCGGCCATCAGCGCCGCTCAGACGGGCCACCTCGTCTTCAGCACGTTGCACACCCAGGACTCCGTCCGCACGATCAACCGCATGATCGAGCTGTTCCCGCCGCACGAGCGCGACACGGCGAGGATCCTGTTCGCCGAGTCGCTCGTCGGCATCGTCTCGCAGCGGCTCCTGGCGCGCAAGGGCGGCGGGCGCGTCGCGGCGACGGAGATCCTCAAGGGCACGCTGCGAGTCAAGGACCTGGTGCGCGATCCCGATCGGACCCCGGAGCTCTACGACGTGCTCGCCGAGGCGCGGTTGGACGGCATGCGCTCGTTCGACGATCACCTGGCCGAGCTCTACGGCGAGGGCGTGATCGACTTCGAGACGGGCCACGCCGCCGCGACGAGCGCGCAGGCCTTCAAGATGAAGGCCACGCAGATCGACGTCGGGCGCCAGGTGGCCGCGGCGGTCTAG
- a CDS encoding peptidylprolyl isomerase, translated as MSDPLAGFQPVAPLSTERQTRFPAAQQVLDQAGKEYRAAVKTNKGDVVLELYADKAPRTVNNFVFLALNHYYDGVVFHRVLEDFMAQTGDPTGTGTGGPGYTFADEFHPDLRHRGVGVLSMANAGPGPRGEGTNGSQFFITFVDTPWLDGKHSVFGKVVSGADVLDRIQRIDPGRRGGAQPDVMEKVEIYAR; from the coding sequence ATGTCAGACCCACTCGCAGGTTTCCAACCCGTCGCCCCCCTCTCCACCGAGCGCCAGACGCGATTCCCGGCGGCCCAGCAGGTCCTCGACCAGGCTGGCAAGGAGTACCGCGCCGCCGTCAAGACGAACAAGGGCGACGTCGTCCTCGAGCTCTACGCCGACAAGGCGCCGCGCACGGTCAACAACTTCGTCTTCCTGGCCCTGAACCACTACTACGACGGCGTGGTGTTCCACCGCGTGCTCGAGGACTTCATGGCCCAGACCGGCGACCCGACCGGCACCGGCACGGGCGGCCCCGGCTACACCTTCGCCGACGAGTTCCACCCCGACCTCCGGCACCGCGGCGTGGGCGTCCTGAGCATGGCCAACGCCGGCCCAGGCCCTAGGGGCGAGGGCACGAACGGGTCGCAGTTCTTCATCACGTTCGTCGACACCCCTTGGCTCGACGGCAAGCACAGCGTCTTCGGCAAGGTCGTCAGCGGGGCCGACGTGCTCGACCGCATCCAGCGCATCGACCCGGGCAGGCGCGGCGGCGCGCAGCCGGACGTCATGGAGAAGGTCGAGATCTACGCGCGCTGA
- a CDS encoding phosphodiester glycosidase family protein, producing MSAVPEGLVRPFLSLALLVGLAVCGVVRGQASEQTAYYALPGASATVNGDAVSIVYGPYRETYVAGLGWLSNLTADPPVLRGDDVLVNASVLDALGVSEPRLAGIRYSGGAEVRIVLDFVGVSPAALAGLRTGGSRDAGASLELRLPRLLLPAGTPEDVAGLELELVPVDEGVRLRLTGPAFDYAAFPLEDPPRLVIDVTPQRDLSQLVEVESEVAPGVTYRRYRVFADSGPSVVHLVSVAPGSGEFRVVGESRVAMSVTELASGALVALNAGYFDTSDYAAIGLLKIDHGLLSLPSRGRAGVAFGVQGGPLIDRLDADVLITTSRGVLRVGTANGDGVSVTTTAGALAGTPSQGVLVIKGGVVEENKIGPRLVPEDGLALAYPATNRELALLDTGDRVSIDTSLRPTGFQAAAYAVEAGPLLVRDGVAAYEPSSEGFASGQRILDGLTQQAAIGVMPDGTTLLVVAETMRAQDLVRLFLELGADRAMRFDSGSSTTLVVDGKVVNRKTERKVVSAVVFIPALAGR from the coding sequence ATGTCGGCGGTACCCGAAGGCCTGGTGAGGCCGTTCCTCTCGCTCGCTCTCCTCGTTGGCCTCGCGGTCTGCGGCGTCGTCAGGGGTCAGGCCTCCGAGCAGACGGCCTACTACGCGCTCCCGGGCGCCAGCGCCACCGTCAACGGCGACGCCGTGTCGATCGTCTACGGACCCTACCGTGAGACCTACGTGGCCGGCCTCGGCTGGCTGTCGAACCTGACCGCCGACCCGCCCGTGCTGCGCGGCGACGACGTCCTCGTCAACGCGAGCGTCCTGGACGCCTTGGGCGTCTCGGAGCCGCGCCTGGCCGGGATCCGCTACTCCGGCGGCGCCGAGGTGCGCATCGTCCTGGACTTCGTCGGCGTCTCCCCCGCGGCCCTCGCAGGGCTGCGAACGGGCGGGTCGCGCGACGCCGGGGCGTCCCTGGAGCTGCGGTTGCCACGGCTGCTCTTGCCGGCCGGCACGCCGGAGGACGTGGCGGGCCTCGAGCTGGAGCTCGTCCCGGTCGACGAGGGCGTGCGCTTGCGCCTCACCGGCCCCGCCTTCGACTACGCCGCCTTCCCGCTGGAGGACCCGCCGCGCCTGGTGATCGACGTGACGCCGCAACGCGACCTCAGTCAGCTCGTCGAGGTGGAGAGCGAGGTGGCGCCCGGCGTGACGTACAGGCGTTACCGGGTCTTCGCCGACTCGGGCCCGAGCGTCGTGCACCTCGTGAGCGTCGCGCCCGGCAGCGGTGAGTTCCGCGTCGTCGGCGAGAGCCGCGTGGCCATGAGCGTCACCGAGCTAGCCTCTGGCGCCCTGGTCGCCCTCAACGCCGGCTACTTCGATACGAGCGACTACGCCGCCATCGGCCTCCTGAAGATCGACCACGGGCTACTCTCCCTGCCGAGCCGCGGGCGCGCCGGGGTCGCGTTCGGCGTCCAAGGCGGCCCGCTCATCGACCGGCTCGACGCGGACGTCCTCATCACCACGTCGCGCGGCGTGCTGCGCGTCGGCACCGCGAACGGGGACGGGGTGAGCGTCACGACCACCGCGGGCGCGCTCGCCGGCACCCCGAGCCAAGGCGTCCTCGTCATCAAGGGCGGAGTGGTCGAGGAAAACAAGATCGGACCGCGCCTGGTGCCCGAGGACGGCCTCGCCCTCGCCTACCCGGCGACCAACAGGGAGCTCGCCCTGCTCGATACCGGCGACCGCGTGAGCATCGACACGAGCCTGCGGCCGACCGGGTTCCAGGCCGCCGCCTACGCGGTCGAGGCAGGCCCGCTCCTCGTCAGGGACGGCGTGGCCGCTTACGAGCCCAGCTCGGAAGGTTTCGCGAGCGGACAGCGGATCCTGGACGGGCTCACGCAGCAGGCTGCGATCGGGGTGATGCCCGACGGTACGACGCTCCTGGTGGTGGCCGAGACCATGCGCGCGCAGGACCTGGTGCGGCTCTTCCTCGAGCTGGGCGCTGACCGGGCGATGCGCTTCGACAGCGGCAGCAGCACCACGCTCGTCGTCGACGGCAAGGTCGTGAACCGCAAGACGGAGCGCAAGGTCGTGAGCGCCGTCGTGTTCATCCCGGCGCTCGCCGGCCGCTGA
- the thrS gene encoding threonine--tRNA ligase gives MFVFLPDGRRLDVPVGADAASATGADVASAIGPGLAKAALGIKVDGKLSDLQSAVPEGAKVAIVTKKDPEAVLLARHTLAHVMAQAVRELFVAEGFPAASVKMGVGPVIENGFYYDFDLPRSLTPDDLEAIEERMRAIVKADLPLAKYELPRADALRRFEEQGDPYKVELITDLPADEPISFYEQGGQAGFTDLCRGPHVPRTSVIAPHFKLMSVAGAYWRGDESRPMLQRIYGVAFATKEELDHHLWQLEEAKKRDHRKLGAELDIFVIDEDVGPGLPLWLPRGAIMVEEIERLAKETEEAAGYQRVRSPHLTKEQLFLKSGHLPYYAESMYPPMVFEDGDKYYVKPMNCPFHHKIYAARPHSYRDLPLRLAEYGTCYRYEDSGALMGLMRVRSMQMNDAHIYCTEGQFEEEFLKVIDLYTHYFELFGIDDYQMRLSKHAPEGLGKKYVNEPELWVKTEAMVRDALVKAGVPFVEEEDEAAFYGPKIDVQIKSVIGREFTLATNQVDFAQPARFELTYIDENNERKTPLCLHRAPLSTHERLIGFLIEHFAGHFPVWLAPEQVRIVPIADRHVEYARGLQERLTTAGLRGRVDDSNERMNAKIRDAELYKVPYIVVVGDKEAAADEVSFRSKQEPDRQAVSAEAFIAHLKDAHARRLLKVSPLG, from the coding sequence ATGTTCGTGTTCCTCCCAGACGGTAGACGCCTAGACGTGCCTGTCGGCGCCGACGCAGCGAGCGCCACAGGCGCGGACGTGGCGAGCGCCATCGGCCCCGGCCTCGCCAAGGCCGCGCTCGGCATCAAGGTCGACGGCAAGCTCTCCGACCTCCAGAGCGCGGTCCCCGAGGGCGCCAAGGTGGCCATCGTCACCAAGAAGGACCCGGAGGCCGTCCTCCTCGCTCGCCATACGCTCGCCCACGTCATGGCGCAGGCCGTCCGCGAGCTGTTCGTCGCCGAGGGCTTCCCAGCCGCCTCCGTGAAGATGGGGGTGGGCCCCGTCATCGAGAACGGCTTCTACTACGACTTCGACCTCCCGCGCTCGCTGACTCCGGACGACCTGGAGGCCATCGAGGAGCGCATGCGGGCGATAGTCAAGGCCGACCTGCCGCTCGCGAAGTACGAGCTGCCGCGCGCCGACGCACTGCGGCGCTTCGAGGAGCAGGGCGACCCGTACAAGGTCGAGCTGATCACCGACCTGCCGGCCGACGAGCCGATCAGCTTCTACGAGCAGGGCGGCCAGGCGGGCTTCACGGACCTGTGCCGCGGCCCGCACGTGCCCCGGACCAGCGTCATCGCGCCGCACTTCAAGCTGATGAGCGTGGCCGGCGCCTACTGGCGCGGCGACGAGTCGCGGCCCATGCTGCAACGCATCTACGGCGTGGCGTTCGCGACCAAGGAGGAGCTGGACCACCACCTCTGGCAGCTCGAGGAGGCGAAGAAGCGCGACCACCGCAAGCTGGGCGCCGAACTCGACATCTTCGTGATCGACGAGGACGTCGGTCCCGGCTTGCCGCTCTGGCTGCCGCGCGGCGCGATCATGGTCGAGGAGATCGAGCGCCTCGCCAAGGAGACCGAGGAGGCGGCCGGCTACCAGCGCGTGCGCAGCCCGCACCTCACCAAGGAGCAGCTCTTCCTGAAGTCGGGCCACCTGCCTTACTACGCCGAGTCCATGTACCCGCCGATGGTCTTCGAGGACGGTGACAAGTACTACGTCAAGCCGATGAACTGCCCGTTCCACCACAAGATCTACGCCGCCAGGCCGCATAGCTACCGCGACCTGCCGCTGCGGCTCGCCGAGTACGGGACCTGCTACCGCTACGAGGACTCCGGCGCCCTCATGGGCCTGATGCGCGTGCGCTCCATGCAGATGAACGACGCGCACATCTACTGCACGGAAGGGCAGTTCGAGGAGGAGTTCCTCAAGGTCATCGACCTCTACACCCACTACTTCGAGCTCTTCGGGATCGACGACTACCAGATGCGCCTCTCCAAGCATGCGCCGGAAGGCCTTGGCAAGAAGTACGTGAACGAGCCCGAGCTATGGGTCAAGACCGAGGCGATGGTGCGCGACGCGCTCGTCAAGGCCGGCGTGCCGTTCGTGGAGGAGGAGGACGAGGCCGCGTTCTACGGGCCGAAGATCGACGTGCAGATCAAGAGCGTCATCGGTCGGGAGTTCACACTGGCGACCAACCAGGTCGACTTCGCGCAACCGGCGCGCTTCGAGCTCACCTACATCGACGAGAACAACGAGCGCAAGACCCCCCTGTGCCTGCATAGGGCGCCGCTCTCGACCCACGAGCGCCTCATCGGCTTCCTGATCGAGCATTTCGCCGGGCACTTCCCGGTATGGCTCGCGCCTGAGCAGGTGCGCATCGTCCCCATCGCCGACCGCCACGTCGAGTACGCGCGTGGGCTCCAGGAGCGGCTGACCACTGCCGGGCTACGCGGCCGGGTCGACGACAGCAACGAGCGCATGAACGCCAAGATCCGCGACGCGGAGCTCTACAAGGTGCCTTACATCGTGGTGGTGGGCGACAAGGAAGCGGCGGCGGACGAGGTGTCGTTCCGGAGCAAGCAGGAGCCGGACCGGCAGGCGGTGAGCGCGGAGGCTTTCATCGCGCACCTGAAGGACGCCCACGCGCGGCGGCTCCTGAAGGTGAGCCCGCTCGGCTGA
- a CDS encoding peptidylprolyl isomerase → MTRVAALVVLAVIIVGSGFWLARERSTPNGSVPSDAAGASVSASPTPATPEAPVEEAPAVAEASPDSPEVGEEGQASVPDGAEPEAEAGEDQGVDGDATAAGPLAPVALPDGYTQVDYLSEAPVQAFDAPRQVLDAGLEYAAVLRTNRGDITVDLFEDAAPQTVNNFAFLALNHYYDGVPFHRVLEGFMAQTGDPTGTGRGGPGYAFDDEIAPELSFDARGVLAMANAGKDAQGNGTNGSQFFLTFEPTPWLDGNHTIFGRVVAGDPVLDEITRIDPNTPSAIAFFDDTLAQLREQGVDIPGADDEKVSDAIEALLGALPLAGQTFAVAGQTAVVGTAGGNQAFGFWPAPDELLTVVIAARQR, encoded by the coding sequence ATGACGCGCGTAGCCGCGCTGGTAGTCCTGGCGGTCATCATCGTCGGTAGCGGCTTCTGGCTGGCGAGAGAGCGCTCGACCCCGAACGGCTCGGTACCGAGCGACGCCGCCGGCGCATCCGTGAGCGCTTCGCCCACGCCCGCCACGCCGGAGGCGCCCGTCGAGGAGGCCCCCGCCGTCGCCGAGGCCTCCCCCGACTCGCCGGAGGTCGGGGAAGAAGGGCAGGCGTCCGTGCCGGACGGCGCCGAACCTGAGGCCGAAGCCGGTGAGGACCAGGGTGTGGACGGGGACGCCACGGCGGCCGGTCCGCTCGCCCCCGTCGCGCTGCCGGACGGCTACACGCAGGTCGACTACCTGAGCGAGGCTCCTGTCCAGGCCTTCGACGCCCCCCGCCAGGTGCTGGACGCCGGCCTGGAGTACGCGGCCGTGCTGCGCACGAACCGAGGCGACATCACCGTCGACCTCTTCGAGGACGCCGCCCCGCAGACCGTCAACAACTTCGCCTTCCTGGCGCTCAACCACTACTACGACGGCGTGCCGTTCCACCGCGTGCTCGAGGGGTTCATGGCCCAGACCGGCGACCCGACCGGCACCGGCAGGGGTGGGCCTGGCTACGCTTTCGACGACGAGATCGCGCCGGAGCTCTCCTTCGACGCCCGCGGCGTGCTCGCGATGGCCAACGCCGGCAAGGACGCCCAAGGCAACGGCACGAACGGCTCCCAGTTCTTCCTGACGTTCGAGCCCACGCCGTGGCTCGACGGCAACCACACCATCTTCGGCCGCGTCGTAGCCGGCGACCCCGTGCTCGACGAGATCACCAGGATCGATCCGAACACGCCGTCCGCCATCGCGTTCTTCGACGACACGCTCGCGCAGTTGAGAGAACAAGGCGTCGACATCCCCGGAGCGGACGACGAGAAGGTCTCGGACGCGATCGAAGCGCTCCTGGGCGCCCTGCCGCTCGCGGGCCAGACGTTCGCGGTCGCGGGCCAGACCGCCGTCGTCGGAACGGCAGGCGGCAACCAGGCGTTCGGCTTCTGGCCGGCACCTGACGAACTACTCACCGTCGTGATAGCCGCGCGCCAGCGCTGA